DNA from Calditrichota bacterium:
CGTCTTTACCGCGGTCGGCGAACGCGCCTTCTGCACCGGCGGGAATACCCGGGAGTATGCCGAATACTACTCCGGCCGGCCGCAGGAATACGGCCTCTATATGGACCTCTTCAACGCGATGGTCGATGCCATTCTGAACGCCAAGAAGCCGGTCATCTGCCGGGTCAACGGGATGCGCGTGGCGGGCGGTCAGGAGATCGGAATGGCCTGCGACCTCACCATCGCAGCCGATACGGCCGTCTTCGGCCAGGCCGGTCCGCGACACGGTTCGGCGCCGGATGGCGGATCGACCGACTTCCTCCCCTGGATGCTGCCACTCGAGCAGGCGATGTGGAGCTGCATCAGTTGCGAACTCTGGAGCGCTTACAAGATGGCGCGCTACGGCCTGGTGTCGAAGGTTGCGCCGGTGCTGGTTCGCGCGTCGGGATCGGAATCCCAACCTGCGCGCGAAAAGTTCATCCGCAACCCTTTGGTCATCACCGACCGCTATGTCGAAGAGGGCGAGATCGTCTATGGCGAACCGGTCACCGGCGCTGCTGCAGCGTTGGCTAAAGAGCAGTTTAAGGCAGCGACCTACGACTTCAGCCGGCTCGACGCCGAGGTCAACAGACTGGTCTGGACCTTCACTAACCTTTTCCCGGGCTGCCTCATCAAGTCGATCGACGGCATCCGGCAGAAGAAGAAGTTCTGGTGGGATCAGACCAAACTTGCCAACCGGCACTGGCTGGCGACGAATATGATGGGCGAAGCGTTCCTCGGCTTCCACGCCTTCAATACCAAGAAACAGACCGGGAAGGACACTATCGATTTCATCAAGTTCCGGCAGTTGCAAGCGGAGGGGCATCCGTTCGACGCGGAACTGATGGAAGCCGTGTTGGGAAAGAAAATCTAACCACAAAGAACACAAAGATCACAAAGATCATAGGGAATACTTGGTGTTCTTTGTGCTCTTCGTGGTGAAAAGGAAAAAATGGGCATTCTGAAAGGGAAAACCGCCATTGTCACCGGCGGGTCGTTAGGGATCGGCGCCTCAGTCGCCCTCAAACTCGCCTCCGACGGCGCCGATGTGGCGCTCAACTACCGCAAGCATGCGGACGAAGCCGAAGCTGTCGCCGAACAGATCCGCACCATGGGCCGCCGGGCGCTGGTGATCCAGGCCGACACATCGTCCTTTGCCGATGCCGAAGCGATGGTCGCTCGCGTCAAGGCGGAATGGGGCCGGGTGGACATCCTCGTCTGTAACGCGGGGATCACCAGAGACGCGGTGCTCTGGAAGATGACCGAAGAGCAGTGGGACGCGGTGATCGGGACGAACCTGAAGGGCTATTTCAATTACGTCCGCGCGGCTGCGCCGGTGATGCGCGAGCAGAAGTACGGGCGGATCGTCTGCGTCACCTCGATCAATGGGCTGCGCGGCAAGTTCGGCCAGTCGAACTACGCGGCCTCCAAAGCCGGCATCCACGGGCTGGTGAAGAGCGCCGCCAAGGAATTAGGGCGGTCGGGCGTCACCGTCAACGCCGTCGCGCCGGGGATGATCCTGACCGATATGATGGCTGCGCTGCCGGAGGAGGTCAAGCAGAAGGCGGTGGACGAGACGGCGGTGGGCAGATTGGGGGAGCCGGACGACATCGCGCATGTGGTCAGTTTCTTCTGCAGTGACTTCGCAAAGCATGTGACGGGGGAGATTATCAAGGTGGATGGGGGGCAGTATATCTGACTTGATCTCCATTCGCCCCCCCTTTGATTCCCCCCCGCAGAGCGGGGGGGAGAGAAGGCAGAAGCGCGCCTGCGACTATTACTCCCCCGCGCAAAGCGGGGGGGAGTGAAGATGGAACGTTGTAGTGTATTCGCAACCGCCTGACAAGGGGGCAAGACGCTCTACTCCCCCGCGCAAAGCGGGGGGGAATTAAAGGGGGGGCTGGATGTGCATTGGAGTGGAATTAGGGATGGAAAATCCCCAATGAGAGCAATCCCAAAGCGCTTGCCTAAAACTAAGCCTCATTCCGTCAATTTCGCCCGCAGCCTACGCCGTAAGATGACTGACGCCGAGCGGCGGCTGTGGGCAAGGCTGCGGTCAGGGCGAATAAGCGCCAAATTCCGGCGTCAGGAGCCTATCGGATCTTACATCGTGGACTTTGCTTGCATAGAAAGAGGATTGGTCATAGAACTTGACGGCTCGCTGCATTACACCGATGAAGGCAAGAAGAGGGATGAAGTTCGGGACGCCTACCTGCGGTCGTTGGGATTCATGGTGTTGAGGTTCTCAGATCGGGATGTGATGAACAATATCGAGGGGGTATGTCAGGCGATCCTTGAGCAAGTTCAATGGAAAAACGAAGAAAAGGAAGAGTCAGGAAAATGAGTAACATCCTCGCCCTATCCGCTTGCCGGACTCCGATGGGGTCGTTCGGCGGGACGCTGAAGGATATGGCATCCTACGACATCGGAGCCGTGGCTGTGAAGGCCGCCGTCGAGCGCGCCGGACTGACGCCGGAGCAGATCGACGACGTGATCCTTGGCTCGTGCCGTCAAGCCGGCAATGGGCCTAATCCGGCTCGCACGGCATCCGTCCGGGGCGGCATCCCGACCTCGGTGCCGGTCATCACCCTCAATATGGCATGCCCGTCGGGGATGCGAGCCATCCAGTTCGCGGCTAATGAAATCGCCTCCGGGATGGCTTCCACGGTGCTGGTCGGCGGCTTCGACTCGATGAGCACCATCCCCTATCTCCTTAAGGGAGCGCGCTGGGCTGGGTTCAAGATGGGCGACCGCAAACTGGAAGACGGCTGGTCCGACGCCACCGACCCGCTCATCGGGCAGGGCATGGGCGCCACCGCTGAAAACCTCTTCGACAAGTGGCAGATCCCCCGCCGCGACCAGGATGAGTACGCGGCAGCCTCGCACATCAAGGCGCATACCGCGTGGGAGAACGGCTGGTTCGACGAGGAGGTTGTCCCCATCACCTTCCCGCCCGACAAGAAGACCGGTGAGTCGGTGGTCTTCGCCAAAGACGAGACGATCCGCTTCCCTGTGGATGCCGAGAAGATGGGGAAACTGCCGCCGGTTTTCCGTAAGGACGGGACGGTAACAGCGGGCAATGCCTGCGGGATGTCGGACGGGGCTTGCGGGTTGGTGCTGACGTCATCAGAACGCGCTTCGGAACTGGGCGCCAAACCGCTCTTTTCGGTGGTCGAGATGGCATTCACCGCCACCGAACCGGCAACTATGGGCGAAGGTCCCGGCATCGCTATCCCTGCGGTGCTGAAGAAAGCCGGGATGACCCTTTCCGACATCGACCTGATCGAAGTCAACGAAGCCTTCGCCATTCAGGTGCTGGTGAACGAAAAGATGGTCGGCTGGGACCGGGATAAACTGAACATCCACGGCGGAGCCATCGCGTTAGGGCATCCGACCGGCATCTCGGGCGCGCGGATCGCGGTGACGCTCTATCATGCGCTGAAGCGGCTGAATAAGGAGATCGGGCTGGCTTCAATCTGCGGCGGAGGAGGTGTGACCGGGGCAATGATCATCAAGAGGGAAAACTAACCACAAAGGCACAAAGAACACAAAGACTTTCTTGTCATAAATGATAGAGATCATTCCTGAGGATATAGACCTGACCGGCAAGAATTTGTTGATGCGGCCTTTCAGGTTCACAAAGCGCTTGGGTCGGGGCTTCTTGAATCAGCCTACGAATCCTGCATCGCGCATGAGATTGTGTCGCGAGGGCTCGATGACAAGACGCAGGTGATTCTTCCCGTCATCTACAAAGGAGTCAGGATCGATGCGGGATTTCGATTGGATTTGGTCGGCGAAGACAAGGTCATGTCGAACTGAAGGCGGTAGAAGAACTCCACCTGATTCGTGAAGCACAATTGATCACATATCTTCGACTCTCGGGCATTCGGCTTGGTTTCCTAATGAATTTCAACGCTAAACTTATTAAGAACGGAATTAGGCGAATTGTAGTATGATAAGTTTCCTCGAAACATATTCTTAGTGTTCTTCGTGCTCTTTGTGGTAACATCCCGATGGAAATCTACGAACGCAATATAAACGCTGCGGTCCGGCGCGACGGAGACGATCATATCGTCACCAAAGCCTCGCTGCTTGACCTGAACCACAACATGCGAGTCGAAATCCGCGTCTGCATCGCCAACCGGACGGTCGTCGCAGCCGAGGCGCAAATGGTGAAAGCCCCCTTTGGCATCTGCGACCAGACCGCCGCCTTTGCCCGCAATTTGACCGGACTCAGGATCGAGCGGGGCGTAACGCGCAAAGTCGCCGAAGTGATGGGTCGGTCGTCGGGCTGCACCCACCTTTACGAACTGGCCATCGAAGCCGTGCGCCTATCATCGAATGTGCTGTTAGGCTTCGAAACCGGCGACCGCGAATGGCGTGAACGGCGCTTGACAGACGAGGAGTTCATCGAGCGGGCGAAGGGATTCCTGGCCAACTCTTGCCTGCCGTTTAGAATTGAAAACTAACCACAAAGAGCACAAATAGCACAAAGAAATGTGATTTTGTGATCTTTAAGCGCCTTGTAATGGAAGAAAAGAATGGATTCCCATTATATCAAGATCGATCCGGACGACCACCGCCTCGACATCATTCTCTCCCATCCACCCGTCAACATTCTGACTGGCGCGGTGATGAAGGAGATGATCCGAGTTTTGCAGGACGCCTCCTCCGATCCCCACCTGCGAGCCGTCGTCATTCGGTCTGAGGGGAAAGCCTGGTCGGCCGGGGCGGACGTGAGTGAACACCTGCCCGGGCAGTTTGAACCCATGCTCGACACCTTCGGCGAATTGTGCGAACTGGTGCGCACCTATCCGGTGCCAACCGTTGCTGCGGTGGACGGGCTCTGCCTTGGCGGCGGCTGTGAACTGGCGCTAATGTGCGATTTTGTACTGGCGTCGGAGCGCGCCAAGTTCGGTCAGCCGGAGATCAAAGTCGGTGTCTTCCCTCCCGCGGCTTGTGCCCATTTCGCGATGAAGATGGGCTGGCAGAACGCGATGGAGGTGATCCTGACCGGGGATGTCTTCAGTGCAGAAGACGCAGCAAAAATGAAATTGGCAACGAAGGTGTTTCCGGTGGATCGTTTTTCGGACGAAGTGGACCGATTCGTTGACCGGATCATTTGCAACAGTGGAGTTGTCCTTCGAGTGGCAAAGAGAGCGGCGCTCGAAGGGATGCGCCTTTCGCCCGAAATGGCGGCACAGGAATCGGATCGCATCTATCGGCAGGAACTGATGACGATGGCGGACGCGGTCGAGGGGCTAAACGCCTTTATGGAAAAGCGCGAACCAAACTGGAAAGACAACTAACCACTAGGCACGCAAAGAGCGCCAAGAATTCTTTGTGGTCTTTGTGTTCTTGGTGGTAAAAAGAGGCCGAAGTGTTTTCTCAATTCAAATCCTGGTATGAAGAACGGCACGCTTACGCTAAAGGGTGGAAGGCGCGCACCGGCGGCAAAGTGATGGGCTGCTTTTGCAGTTATGCCCCCGAGGAAATCCTCGTCGCGGCGAACTGGCTCCCGGCGCGCGTGTTAGGCGGTCACCAGCCCCAGGACGTCGCCGAAAAATATATGTTCGGGATGTATTGTCCCTTTTCCCGCGACGTCCTGGCGCAAGGGCTTAAAGGGCGCTACGACTATCTCGACGGCATCCTGCTGACGCAAAGTTGCATTCACCTGCGGCAGTCGTTCAACTCATGGCAGATGCACGTTCCGGTGCCGTTCAATTACTACATCTATATGCCGCAGAAGGTTCAGACGCCTCATGCAGTGCCCTATCACCGGAGCGAACTGGCGAAGTTTCGCGCGGCTCTGGAGGCCTACGACGGGACAACGCTAAGTGAAGACGACCTGAACCGCGGCATCGCCGTCGTCAACGAGAACCGCCGCTTGATGCGCGAAGTCTATGAGTTTCGCAAAGGCGACAGCCCCAAGGTGACCGGCACCGAAGCGATGTGGATGACCACCTCGAGCATGTGGGTTGATAAGGAGGAACATTCCGCCGAACTGCGGCGGGTGCTGAAGGAACTGCCCAACCGAAGCCTTACCCGCCAGACCGGGGCGAAATTGATGATCATCGGCTCGGAGAACGACGACATCCCGTTCATCGAGATGGTCGAAAAGGTCGGCGCGACGGTGGTGATGGACGAACACTGCACCGGGACGCGGTATTTTTGGAATCAATGTGAGGTTCCCCCCCTTCAATCCCCCCCGCTCAGCGGGGGGGAAGTGCGCGAGGATAAATCCCCCCCGCTTAGCGGGAGGGAAGTGCGCGAGGATAAATCCCCTCCGCTTAGCGGGAGGGAAGTGCGCGAGGATAAATCCCCCCCGCTTAGCGGGGGGGACGAGAAGGGGGGGCGCGACCTGATGACCGCGATCGCCCAGCGCTACATCGACCGCCCGACCTGCCCGGTGAAAGACTGGGAGGATCGCACCCGCTTCGAGCATATCCTGCGTCTGGCGCGGGAGTGGGAGGTGCAAGGCGCCATCATCATCCAGCAGAAGTTCTGCGACCCGCACGAGTGCGACATGGTGCCGCTAAGAGCCTTCCTGAACGAGCACGACATCCCGAACCTGATGCTCGAGTTCGACGCTACCACGCCGCTGGGGCCGTTTAGGATCAGGGTAGAAGCGTTCTTGGAGATGATCGGGCAGGAGGAGTTGTTTTGAATGTAGAATGCAGAATGTAGAATGTAGAATGAGGAACGAGGGTTATTGCTTTGGAGGGGTATAGGTGTTATCTTTCAGAAAATCAGAATTTCTGAACGGTAGAGGGATTACAATGAAAGTTCAACTACGTTCGAGACGCCAGATCACGCTTCCGGAAGAGGCGGTCAGCGAGTTGGGAATCAATGAGGGGGATGAGTTCATCGTGAAAGTCGAGGGCGATTCGCTGCGCCTGCTGCCGGTCGTTACCATTCCTCGGGATGAAGCCTATCTCTTCACACCGGAATGGCAGAGGGCGCTTCAAACCGCCGAGAAGGAACTGCGCGAGGGCGAATACGAGACCTTCGCGAGCGTCGATGACCTGCTGAAGGACCTGAACGACTGATGCAGATCATCCGGCTGAGTCAATTCAAGCGGATGTGGAAGAAACTGCCTGCGGACGTTCAGGCGAGGGCAGCGAAAGCGATCCGCCTGCTTGCCGCCGACCGGTCGCATCCGTCGCTTGGCTTGAAGCGGCTGCAACGGCTGCCTCAATACTTGGAGGTGCGCATCGACCGCGACCACCGGTTGATATGCCAGATGGGGAGCGAGGTTATCGTGCTGGTGGCGGTAGGGAGGCATGAGGTGTTGGGGAGGGTGAGGCAAAAGTGAAGCTAAACATCATCATTCCTTCGGAAGATGGAATTCAGATCTACATTTCTTTGTAAAAACAGGAATGAAGGCACTTTATTCAAATTGCATTTTCTGCGGCTGCGACTTAGACGAGACCAATAGATCTCGCGAGCATATCGTTCCACAGATCATAATGGGATCA
Protein-coding regions in this window:
- a CDS encoding AbrB/MazE/SpoVT family DNA-binding domain-containing protein, translating into MKVQLRSRRQITLPEEAVSELGINEGDEFIVKVEGDSLRLLPVVTIPRDEAYLFTPEWQRALQTAEKELREGEYETFASVDDLLKDLND
- a CDS encoding enoyl-CoA hydratase/isomerase family protein, with amino-acid sequence MDSHYIKIDPDDHRLDIILSHPPVNILTGAVMKEMIRVLQDASSDPHLRAVVIRSEGKAWSAGADVSEHLPGQFEPMLDTFGELCELVRTYPVPTVAAVDGLCLGGGCELALMCDFVLASERAKFGQPEIKVGVFPPAACAHFAMKMGWQNAMEVILTGDVFSAEDAAKMKLATKVFPVDRFSDEVDRFVDRIICNSGVVLRVAKRAALEGMRLSPEMAAQESDRIYRQELMTMADAVEGLNAFMEKREPNWKDN
- the oah gene encoding 6-oxocyclohex-1-ene-1-carbonyl-CoA hydratase, producing MSLDWLPREGGLKDHDLWGDEFFGGEAPTVRYELKPVTAPDGNVAEGLFTAWITLDNPAQFNSYTTHMVKGVIAGFHKASMDRRVVAIVFTAVGERAFCTGGNTREYAEYYSGRPQEYGLYMDLFNAMVDAILNAKKPVICRVNGMRVAGGQEIGMACDLTIAADTAVFGQAGPRHGSAPDGGSTDFLPWMLPLEQAMWSCISCELWSAYKMARYGLVSKVAPVLVRASGSESQPAREKFIRNPLVITDRYVEEGEIVYGEPVTGAAAALAKEQFKAATYDFSRLDAEVNRLVWTFTNLFPGCLIKSIDGIRQKKKFWWDQTKLANRHWLATNMMGEAFLGFHAFNTKKQTGKDTIDFIKFRQLQAEGHPFDAELMEAVLGKKI
- a CDS encoding endonuclease domain-containing protein, with amino-acid sequence MRAIPKRLPKTKPHSVNFARSLRRKMTDAERRLWARLRSGRISAKFRRQEPIGSYIVDFACIERGLVIELDGSLHYTDEGKKRDEVRDAYLRSLGFMVLRFSDRDVMNNIEGVCQAILEQVQWKNEEKEESGK
- a CDS encoding thiolase family protein, which gives rise to MSNILALSACRTPMGSFGGTLKDMASYDIGAVAVKAAVERAGLTPEQIDDVILGSCRQAGNGPNPARTASVRGGIPTSVPVITLNMACPSGMRAIQFAANEIASGMASTVLVGGFDSMSTIPYLLKGARWAGFKMGDRKLEDGWSDATDPLIGQGMGATAENLFDKWQIPRRDQDEYAAASHIKAHTAWENGWFDEEVVPITFPPDKKTGESVVFAKDETIRFPVDAEKMGKLPPVFRKDGTVTAGNACGMSDGACGLVLTSSERASELGAKPLFSVVEMAFTATEPATMGEGPGIAIPAVLKKAGMTLSDIDLIEVNEAFAIQVLVNEKMVGWDRDKLNIHGGAIALGHPTGISGARIAVTLYHALKRLNKEIGLASICGGGGVTGAMIIKREN
- a CDS encoding beta-ketoacyl-ACP reductase, which produces MGILKGKTAIVTGGSLGIGASVALKLASDGADVALNYRKHADEAEAVAEQIRTMGRRALVIQADTSSFADAEAMVARVKAEWGRVDILVCNAGITRDAVLWKMTEEQWDAVIGTNLKGYFNYVRAAAPVMREQKYGRIVCVTSINGLRGKFGQSNYAASKAGIHGLVKSAAKELGRSGVTVNAVAPGMILTDMMAALPEEVKQKAVDETAVGRLGEPDDIAHVVSFFCSDFAKHVTGEIIKVDGGQYI
- a CDS encoding benzoyl-CoA reductase, yielding MFSQFKSWYEERHAYAKGWKARTGGKVMGCFCSYAPEEILVAANWLPARVLGGHQPQDVAEKYMFGMYCPFSRDVLAQGLKGRYDYLDGILLTQSCIHLRQSFNSWQMHVPVPFNYYIYMPQKVQTPHAVPYHRSELAKFRAALEAYDGTTLSEDDLNRGIAVVNENRRLMREVYEFRKGDSPKVTGTEAMWMTTSSMWVDKEEHSAELRRVLKELPNRSLTRQTGAKLMIIGSENDDIPFIEMVEKVGATVVMDEHCTGTRYFWNQCEVPPLQSPPLSGGEVREDKSPPLSGREVREDKSPPLSGREVREDKSPPLSGGDEKGGRDLMTAIAQRYIDRPTCPVKDWEDRTRFEHILRLAREWEVQGAIIIQQKFCDPHECDMVPLRAFLNEHDIPNLMLEFDATTPLGPFRIRVEAFLEMIGQEELF
- a CDS encoding DUF2889 domain-containing protein — protein: MEIYERNINAAVRRDGDDHIVTKASLLDLNHNMRVEIRVCIANRTVVAAEAQMVKAPFGICDQTAAFARNLTGLRIERGVTRKVAEVMGRSSGCTHLYELAIEAVRLSSNVLLGFETGDREWRERRLTDEEFIERAKGFLANSCLPFRIEN